One part of the Arabidopsis thaliana chromosome 1 sequence genome encodes these proteins:
- the EMB1968 gene encoding ATPase family associated with various cellular activities (AAA) (embryo defective 1968 (EMB1968); FUNCTIONS IN: in 6 functions; INVOLVED IN: embryo development ending in seed dormancy; LOCATED IN: DNA replication factor C complex; EXPRESSED IN: 24 plant structures; EXPRESSED DURING: 13 growth stages; CONTAINS InterPro DOMAIN/s: ATPase, AAA-type, core (InterPro:IPR003959), ATPase, AAA+ type, core (InterPro:IPR003593), DNA polymerase III, clamp loader complex, gamma/delta/delta subunit, C-terminal (InterPro:IPR008921), Replication factor C (InterPro:IPR013748); BEST Arabidopsis thaliana protein match is: replication factor C subunit 3 (TAIR:AT1G77470.1).) encodes MAPVLQSSQPWVEKYRPKQVKDVAHQEEVVRVLTNTLQTADCPHMLFYGPPGTGKTTTALAIAHQLFGPELYKSRVLELNASDDRGINVVRTKIKDFAAVAVGSNHRQSGYPCPSFKIIILDEADSMTEDAQNALRRTMETYSKVTRFFFICNYISRIIEPLASRCAKFRFKPLSEEVMSNRILHICNEEGLSLDGEALSTLSSISQGDLRRAITYLQSATRLFGSTITSTDLLNVSGVVPLEVVNKLFTACKSGDFDIANKEVDNIVAEGYPASQIINQLFDIVAEADSDITDMQKAKICKCLAETDKYNLCPLRNGSRLLMQILLELDLCLKTYETIIV; translated from the exons atgGCGCCAGTTCTTCAGAGCTCACAGCCATGGGTTGAGAAATA CCGGCCGAAGCAGGTTAAGGACGTGGCTCACCAGGAAGAGGTGGTTCGTGTCCTCACCAACACTCTCCAGACTGCTGAC TGCCCGCACATGCTCTTCTATGGACCACCAGGCACTGGAAAAACCACTACTGCTCTTGCCATCGCTCACCAGCTCTTTGG ACCTGAACTATACAAGTCTAGGGTGTTGGAGCTTAATGCAAGTGATGACAGAGGTATTAATGTTGTTCGGACTAAGATCAAGGATTTtgctgctgttgctgttgGGTCTAATCATCGTCAAAG TGGTTATCCTTGCCCATCGTTTAAGATCATCATCCTAGATGAGGCTGATTCGATGACAGAAGATGCTCAG AATGCCTTGAGGCGCACAATGGAAACTTACTCCAAAGTCACCAGATTCTTTTTCATATGTAATTACATCAGCAG GATCATAGAGCCCCTTGCTTCCAGGTGTGCGAAGTTCAGGTTTAAACCACTTTCCGAAGAAGTCATGAGTAACCGTATATTGCATATTTGTAATGAAGAAGGTCTCAGCCTTGATGGAGAG GCTCTTTCAACTTTGAGCTCCATATCACAAGGTGATCTCCGTAGGGCCATCACATATCTGCAG AGTGCTACTCGGTTGTTTGGATCAACAATAACTTCTACAGATTTACTCAATGTGTCTGGG GTAGTTCCTCTAGAGGTAGTCAATAAACTTTTTACTGCATGCAAAAGTGGTGATTTCGATATTGCAAACAAGGAAGTGGATAACATAGTTGCAGAAGGATATCCTGCATCTCAAATCATCAATCAG CTATTCGATATAGTTGCGGAGGCTGACAGTGACATAACAGACATGCAAAAGGCTAAGATCTGCAAATGTTTAGCTGAAACTGATAAG TACAATTTGTGCCCTCTCAGAAATGGCTCAAGACTTCTAATGCAAATTCTGCTTGAATTGGACCTGTGCCTTAAGACTTATGAGACTATCATAGTGTAG
- the EMB1968 gene encoding ATPase family associated with various cellular activities (AAA) (embryo defective 1968 (EMB1968); FUNCTIONS IN: in 6 functions; INVOLVED IN: embryo development ending in seed dormancy; LOCATED IN: DNA replication factor C complex, nucleolus; EXPRESSED IN: 24 plant structures; EXPRESSED DURING: 13 growth stages; CONTAINS InterPro DOMAIN/s: ATPase, AAA+ type, core (InterPro:IPR003593), ATPase, AAA-type, core (InterPro:IPR003959), Replication factor C (InterPro:IPR013748), DNA polymerase III, clamp loader complex, gamma/delta/delta subunit, C-terminal (InterPro:IPR008921); BEST Arabidopsis thaliana protein match is: replication factor C 2 (TAIR:AT1G63160.1); Has 18128 Blast hits to 18077 proteins in 2897 species: Archae - 631; Bacteria - 10254; Metazoa - 847; Fungi - 935; Plants - 386; Viruses - 88; Other Eukaryotes - 4987 (source: NCBI BLink).): protein MAPVLQSSQPWVEKYRPKQVKDVAHQEEVVRVLTNTLQTADCPHMLFYGPPGTGKTTTALAIAHQLFGPELYKSRVLELNASDDRGINVVRTKIKDFAAVAVGSNHRQSGYPCPSFKIIILDEADSMTEDAQNALRRTMETYSKVTRFFFICNYISRIIEPLASRCAKFRFKPLSEEVMSNRILHICNEEGLSLDGEALSTLSSISQGDLRRAITYLQSATRLFGSTITSTDLLNVSGVVPLEVVNKLFTACKSGDFDIANKEVDNIVAEGYPASQIINQLFDIVAEADSDITDMQKAKICKCLAETDKRLVDGADEYLQLLDVASSTICALSEMAQDF from the exons atgGCGCCAGTTCTTCAGAGCTCACAGCCATGGGTTGAGAAATA CCGGCCGAAGCAGGTTAAGGACGTGGCTCACCAGGAAGAGGTGGTTCGTGTCCTCACCAACACTCTCCAGACTGCTGAC TGCCCGCACATGCTCTTCTATGGACCACCAGGCACTGGAAAAACCACTACTGCTCTTGCCATCGCTCACCAGCTCTTTGG ACCTGAACTATACAAGTCTAGGGTGTTGGAGCTTAATGCAAGTGATGACAGAGGTATTAATGTTGTTCGGACTAAGATCAAGGATTTtgctgctgttgctgttgGGTCTAATCATCGTCAAAG TGGTTATCCTTGCCCATCGTTTAAGATCATCATCCTAGATGAGGCTGATTCGATGACAGAAGATGCTCAG AATGCCTTGAGGCGCACAATGGAAACTTACTCCAAAGTCACCAGATTCTTTTTCATATGTAATTACATCAGCAG GATCATAGAGCCCCTTGCTTCCAGGTGTGCGAAGTTCAGGTTTAAACCACTTTCCGAAGAAGTCATGAGTAACCGTATATTGCATATTTGTAATGAAGAAGGTCTCAGCCTTGATGGAGAG GCTCTTTCAACTTTGAGCTCCATATCACAAGGTGATCTCCGTAGGGCCATCACATATCTGCAG AGTGCTACTCGGTTGTTTGGATCAACAATAACTTCTACAGATTTACTCAATGTGTCTGGG GTAGTTCCTCTAGAGGTAGTCAATAAACTTTTTACTGCATGCAAAAGTGGTGATTTCGATATTGCAAACAAGGAAGTGGATAACATAGTTGCAGAAGGATATCCTGCATCTCAAATCATCAATCAG CTATTCGATATAGTTGCGGAGGCTGACAGTGACATAACAGACATGCAAAAGGCTAAGATCTGCAAATGTTTAGCTGAAACTGATAAG CGACTTGTAGACGGGGCGGATGAGTACTTGCAGCTTCTGGATGTGGCAAGCAGTACAATTTGTGCCCTCTCAGAAATGGCTCAAGACTTCTAA
- the EMB1968 gene encoding ATPase family associated with various cellular activities (AAA) (embryo defective 1968 (EMB1968); FUNCTIONS IN: in 6 functions; INVOLVED IN: embryo development ending in seed dormancy; LOCATED IN: DNA replication factor C complex, nucleolus; EXPRESSED IN: 24 plant structures; EXPRESSED DURING: 13 growth stages; CONTAINS InterPro DOMAIN/s: ATPase, AAA+ type, core (InterPro:IPR003593), ATPase, AAA-type, core (InterPro:IPR003959), Replication factor C (InterPro:IPR013748), DNA polymerase III, clamp loader complex, gamma/delta/delta subunit, C-terminal (InterPro:IPR008921); BEST Arabidopsis thaliana protein match is: replication factor C 2 (TAIR:AT1G63160.1); Has 15923 Blast hits to 15883 proteins in 2832 species: Archae - 621; Bacteria - 8688; Metazoa - 715; Fungi - 897; Plants - 379; Viruses - 88; Other Eukaryotes - 4535 (source: NCBI BLink).) → MAPVLQSSQPWVEKYRPKQVKDVAHQEEVCPHMLFYGPPGTGKTTTALAIAHQLFGPELYKSRVLELNASDDRGINVVRTKIKDFAAVAVGSNHRQSGYPCPSFKIIILDEADSMTEDAQNALRRTMETYSKVTRFFFICNYISRIIEPLASRCAKFRFKPLSEEVMSNRILHICNEEGLSLDGEALSTLSSISQGDLRRAITYLQSATRLFGSTITSTDLLNVSGVVPLEVVNKLFTACKSGDFDIANKEVDNIVAEGYPASQIINQLFDIVAEADSDITDMQKAKICKCLAETDKRLVDGADEYLQLLDVASSTICALSEMAQDF, encoded by the exons atgGCGCCAGTTCTTCAGAGCTCACAGCCATGGGTTGAGAAATA CCGGCCGAAGCAGGTTAAGGACGTGGCTCACCAGGAAGAGGTG TGCCCGCACATGCTCTTCTATGGACCACCAGGCACTGGAAAAACCACTACTGCTCTTGCCATCGCTCACCAGCTCTTTGG ACCTGAACTATACAAGTCTAGGGTGTTGGAGCTTAATGCAAGTGATGACAGAGGTATTAATGTTGTTCGGACTAAGATCAAGGATTTtgctgctgttgctgttgGGTCTAATCATCGTCAAAG TGGTTATCCTTGCCCATCGTTTAAGATCATCATCCTAGATGAGGCTGATTCGATGACAGAAGATGCTCAG AATGCCTTGAGGCGCACAATGGAAACTTACTCCAAAGTCACCAGATTCTTTTTCATATGTAATTACATCAGCAG GATCATAGAGCCCCTTGCTTCCAGGTGTGCGAAGTTCAGGTTTAAACCACTTTCCGAAGAAGTCATGAGTAACCGTATATTGCATATTTGTAATGAAGAAGGTCTCAGCCTTGATGGAGAG GCTCTTTCAACTTTGAGCTCCATATCACAAGGTGATCTCCGTAGGGCCATCACATATCTGCAG AGTGCTACTCGGTTGTTTGGATCAACAATAACTTCTACAGATTTACTCAATGTGTCTGGG GTAGTTCCTCTAGAGGTAGTCAATAAACTTTTTACTGCATGCAAAAGTGGTGATTTCGATATTGCAAACAAGGAAGTGGATAACATAGTTGCAGAAGGATATCCTGCATCTCAAATCATCAATCAG CTATTCGATATAGTTGCGGAGGCTGACAGTGACATAACAGACATGCAAAAGGCTAAGATCTGCAAATGTTTAGCTGAAACTGATAAG CGACTTGTAGACGGGGCGGATGAGTACTTGCAGCTTCTGGATGTGGCAAGCAGTACAATTTGTGCCCTCTCAGAAATGGCTCAAGACTTCTAA
- the EMB1968 gene encoding ATPase family associated with various cellular activities (AAA) (embryo defective 1968 (EMB1968); FUNCTIONS IN: in 6 functions; INVOLVED IN: embryo development ending in seed dormancy; LOCATED IN: DNA replication factor C complex; EXPRESSED IN: 24 plant structures; EXPRESSED DURING: 13 growth stages; CONTAINS InterPro DOMAIN/s: ATPase, AAA+ type, core (InterPro:IPR003593), ATPase, AAA-type, core (InterPro:IPR003959), DNA polymerase III, clamp loader complex, gamma/delta/delta subunit, C-terminal (InterPro:IPR008921), Replication factor C (InterPro:IPR013748); BEST Arabidopsis thaliana protein match is: replication factor C 2 (TAIR:AT1G63160.1).): MAPVLQSSQPWVEKYRPKQVKDVAHQEEVVRVLTNTLQTADCPHMLFYGPPGTGKTTTALAIAHQLFGVLELNASDDRGINVVRTKIKDFAAVAVGSNHRQSGYPCPSFKIIILDEADSMTEDAQNALRRTMETYSKVTRFFFICNYISRIIEPLASRCAKFRFKPLSEEVMSNRILHICNEEGLSLDGEALSTLSSISQGDLRRAITYLQSATRLFGSTITSTDLLNVSGVVPLEVVNKLFTACKSGDFDIANKEVDNIVAEGYPASQIINQLFDIVAEADSDITDMQKAKICKCLAETDKRLVDGADEYLQLLDVASSTICALSEMAQDF, from the exons atgGCGCCAGTTCTTCAGAGCTCACAGCCATGGGTTGAGAAATA CCGGCCGAAGCAGGTTAAGGACGTGGCTCACCAGGAAGAGGTGGTTCGTGTCCTCACCAACACTCTCCAGACTGCTGAC TGCCCGCACATGCTCTTCTATGGACCACCAGGCACTGGAAAAACCACTACTGCTCTTGCCATCGCTCACCAGCTCTTTGG GGTGTTGGAGCTTAATGCAAGTGATGACAGAGGTATTAATGTTGTTCGGACTAAGATCAAGGATTTtgctgctgttgctgttgGGTCTAATCATCGTCAAAG TGGTTATCCTTGCCCATCGTTTAAGATCATCATCCTAGATGAGGCTGATTCGATGACAGAAGATGCTCAG AATGCCTTGAGGCGCACAATGGAAACTTACTCCAAAGTCACCAGATTCTTTTTCATATGTAATTACATCAGCAG GATCATAGAGCCCCTTGCTTCCAGGTGTGCGAAGTTCAGGTTTAAACCACTTTCCGAAGAAGTCATGAGTAACCGTATATTGCATATTTGTAATGAAGAAGGTCTCAGCCTTGATGGAGAG GCTCTTTCAACTTTGAGCTCCATATCACAAGGTGATCTCCGTAGGGCCATCACATATCTGCAG AGTGCTACTCGGTTGTTTGGATCAACAATAACTTCTACAGATTTACTCAATGTGTCTGGG GTAGTTCCTCTAGAGGTAGTCAATAAACTTTTTACTGCATGCAAAAGTGGTGATTTCGATATTGCAAACAAGGAAGTGGATAACATAGTTGCAGAAGGATATCCTGCATCTCAAATCATCAATCAG CTATTCGATATAGTTGCGGAGGCTGACAGTGACATAACAGACATGCAAAAGGCTAAGATCTGCAAATGTTTAGCTGAAACTGATAAG CGACTTGTAGACGGGGCGGATGAGTACTTGCAGCTTCTGGATGTGGCAAGCAGTACAATTTGTGCCCTCTCAGAAATGGCTCAAGACTTCTAA
- a CDS encoding hydroxyproline-rich glycoprotein family protein (hydroxyproline-rich glycoprotein family protein; BEST Arabidopsis thaliana protein match is: unknown protein (TAIR:AT1G77400.1); Has 5872 Blast hits to 1129 proteins in 201 species: Archae - 0; Bacteria - 86; Metazoa - 581; Fungi - 299; Plants - 356; Viruses - 57; Other Eukaryotes - 4493 (source: NCBI BLink).): MVDGDDSFKRPGAVPFKWEIRPGVPKTRPGDDDPALLQPPPPNKLPPLKLKSTPPSNSPSPSSSSSFFSESRSRPVSPFAPPPSFKLKSPSDSDSNCSASPTPYFRSSSPRAGGSLPRCFFPKSLFGLKKSKSGDLKKTGQQEPSSTTSESDNFYESGTTLSPSEEDSSQGSPVSSRWSSPKSSFSSRRGSPLKRTDSDLSSYEKKTMLMIARSRLG; this comes from the coding sequence ATGGTCGATGGTGACGATTCTTTCAAGAGACCCGGAGCTGTGCCTTTTAAGTGGGAGATCCGACCCGGTGTACCTAAAACCCGACCCGGTGATGATGATCCAGCTCTTCTTCAACCACCTCCTCCTAACAAACTTCCTCCTctcaaattaaaatcaactCCGCCGTCGAATTCGCCATCtccgtcgtcttcttcttctttcttctctgaatCCAGAAGCCGACCAGTCTCTCCCTTCGCTCCTCCTCCGTCTTTCAAGCTGAAATCGCCTTCAGATTCCGACTCCAACTGTTCAGCATCTCCGACTCCATATTTccgatcttcttctcctcgtgCCGGTGGCTCATTGCCTCGGTGTTTTTTTCCCAAGTCATTATTTGGGTTGAAAAAGAGTAAGAGCGGCGATTTAAAAAAGACCGGTCAGCAGGaaccatcatcaacaacatcgGAGTCTGACAATTTCTATGAATCGGGAACAACGCTTTCTCCGTCGGAAGAAGATTCTAGCCAGGGATCGCCGGTATCTTCGAGGTGGAGTTCGCCGAAATCGTCCTTCTCTTCTCGCCGTGGTTCGCCGCTAAAACGGACTGATTCGGATTTAAGCtcttatgagaaaaaaaccATGTTAATGATAGCTCGTTCCCGCCTTGGTTAA
- the SWI3C gene encoding SWITCH/sucrose nonfermenting 3C (SWITCH/sucrose nonfermenting 3C (SWI3C); FUNCTIONS IN: DNA binding; INVOLVED IN: chromatin remodeling; LOCATED IN: SWI/SNF complex, chromatin remodeling complex; EXPRESSED IN: 23 plant structures; EXPRESSED DURING: 15 growth stages; CONTAINS InterPro DOMAIN/s: SANT, DNA-binding (InterPro:IPR001005), Homeodomain-like (InterPro:IPR009057), Myb, DNA-binding (InterPro:IPR014778), SWIRM (InterPro:IPR007526), SANT, eukarya (InterPro:IPR017884); BEST Arabidopsis thaliana protein match is: DNA-binding family protein (TAIR:AT4G34430.3); Has 4703 Blast hits to 3623 proteins in 273 species: Archae - 0; Bacteria - 43; Metazoa - 1892; Fungi - 779; Plants - 380; Viruses - 2; Other Eukaryotes - 1607 (source: NCBI BLink).) encodes MPASEDRRGKWKRKKRGGLSAARKPKQEEEDMEEEDEENNNNNNEEMDDVENADELQQNGGATPDPGLGIGEVVEDSGSRISDFPAVVKRVVIRPHASVMAVVAAERAGLIGETRGQGSLPALENISFGQLQALSTVPADSLDLERSDGSSSAYVISPPPIMDGEGVVKRFGDLVHVLPMHSDWFAPNTVDRLERQVVPQFFSGKSPNHTPESYMEFRNAIVSKYVENPEKTLTISDCQGLVDGVDIEDFARVFRFLDHWGIINYCATAQSHPGPLRDVSDVREDTNGEVNVPSAALTSIDSLIKFDKPNCRHKGGEVYSSLPSLDGDSPDLDIRIREHLCDSHCNHCSRPLPTVYFQSQKKGDILLCCDCFHHGRFVVGHSCLDFVRVDPMKFYGDQDGDNWTDQETLLLLEAVELYNENWVQIADHVGSKSKAQCILHFLRLPVEDGLLDNVEVSGVTNTENPTNGYDHKGTDSNGDLPGYSEQGSDTEIKLPFVKSPNPVMALVAFLASAVGPRVAASCAHESLSVLSEDDRMKSEGMQGKEASLLDGENQQQDGAHKTSSQNGAEAQTPLPQDKVMAAFRAGLSAAATKAKLFADHEEREIQRLSANIVNHQLKRMELKLKQFAEIETLLMKECEQVEKTRQRFSAERARMLSARFGSPGGISPQTNNLQGMSLSTGGNNINSLMHQQHQQQQASATSQPSIIPGFSNNPQVQAQMHFMARQQQQQQQQQQQQQQAFSFGPRLPLNAIQTNAGSTASPNVMFGNNQLNNPAAAGAASINQPSFSHPMVRSSTGSGSGSGLGLN; translated from the exons ATGCCAGCTTCTGAAG ATAGAAGAGGGAAatggaaaaggaagaagagagggGGGTTATCGGCGGCGAGGAAACCGAaacaagaggaggaagatatggaggaagaagacgaagagaataacaacaacaacaacgaagAAATGGATGACGTTGAAAATGCCGATGAGCTTCAGCAAAACGGCGGCGCAACTCCCGATCCGGGACTTGGTATTGGCGAGGTAGTTGAAGATTCTGGTTCGCGCATCTCTGATTTCCCGGCAGTGGTTAAGCGTGTTGTGATCCGGCCACACGCGTCTGTAATGGCTGTTGTGGCGGCTGAGAGAGCTGGTTTGATAGGGGAGACTAGAGGGCAAGGTTCACTTCCAGCTCTGGAGAACATTTCGTTTGGGCAATTGCAAGCGTTATCTACTGTACCTGCTGATTCTCTTGATCTTGAGAGGAGTGATGGATCGTCTTCGGCTTATGTTATCTCTCCACCACCTATTATGGATGGAGAAGGAGTTGTTAAACGGTTTGGGGATCTGGTTCATGTCTTGCCTATGCATTCAG ATTGGTTTGCACCAAACACAGTAGATCGACTTGAAAGGCAAGTGGTGCCACAGTTTTTCTCTGGGAAATCGCCAAATCATACACCCGAAAGTTATATGGAATTCAGGAACGCCATTGTTTCCAAATATGTAGAGAACCCTGAAAAGACACTGACGATTTCTGATTGCCAAGGATTGGTAGATGGTGTTGACATTGAAGATTTTGCACGAGTTTTCCGTTTTCTTGATCACTGGGGAATAATCAATTACTGTGCCACTGCCCAGTCACATCCTGGCCCTTTGAGAGATGTATCGGATGTGAGGGAGGACACAAATGGCGAGGTCAATGTGCCGTCTGCTGCTTTAACATCTATTGATAGTTTGATCAAATTTGACAAGCCCAACTGTAGACACAAGGGGGGTGAAGTCTATTCATCCTTGCCAAGTTTGGATGGTGACAGCCCTGACTTGGACATCAGAATTCGTGAACACCTATGTGATAGTCATTGCAACCATTGTTCTCGACCGCTTCCAACTGTGTACTTCCAATCGCAAAAGAAG GGGGATATACTCTTATGCTGTGATTGTTTTCACCATGGAAGATTTGTTGTTGGACATTCTTGTCTTGACTTTGTAAGAGTGGATCCAATGAAATTTTATGGCGATCAAGATGGAGACAATTGGACTGATCAGGAAACTCTCTTGCTTCTTGAAGCTGTGGAACTCTACAATGAAAATTGGGTTCAAATTGCTGATCATGTTGGTTCCAAGTCAAAAGCTCAATgcattcttcattttcttcgaTTACCTGTGGAGGATGGTCTATTAGATAATGTTGAGGTTTCTGGTGTAACTAATACGGAAAACCCTACAAATGGATATGACCACAAAGGAACAGATTCAAATGGGGATTTACCtg GATATTCCGAGCAAGGTTCTGACACTGAGATCAAGCTTCCATTTGTGAAGTCTCCGAATCCGGTTATGGCATTG gttgCATTTTTGGCATCAGCTGTTGGACCTCGAGTTGCTGCGTCCTGTGCCCATGAATCCCTCTCGGTTTTATCTGAGGACGATAG GATGAAATCTGAGGGAATGCAAGGGAAAGAAGCCAGCTTGCTTGATGGAGAAAATCAACAGCAAGATG gAGCACACAAAACATCAAGCCAAAACGGAGCAGAAGCGCAGACTCCACTGCCACAGGATAAGGTTATGGCAGCATTTAGAGCCGGTCTATCAGCTGCAgcaacaaaagcaaaattgTTTGCTGATCATGAGGAACGCGAAATCCAGAGACTTTCTGCTAATATCGTTAATCACCAG CTGAAGAGGATGGAGCTGAAATTAAAGCAGTTCGCAGAAATTGAAACACTGTTGATGAAAGAATGCGAACAAGTAGAGAAAACCCGTCAGAGATTTTCTGCAGAACGGGCTCGTATGCTCTCAGCAAGATTTGGATCTCCTGGAGGAATCTCTCCACAGACTAATAATCTCCAAGGCATGTCTCTATCCACAGGTGGTAACAACATCAATTCTCTCATGCATCAGCAACATCAGCAACAACAAGCTTCCGCAACTTCTCAACCAAGCATAATCCCAGGATTCAGCAACAACCCGCAAGTTCAAGCACAGATGCATTTCATGGcacgacaacaacaacaacaacaacaacaacaacaacaacaacagcaagcTTTCTCGTTTGGCCCGAGATTACCTCTCAATGCAATACAGACCAATGCAGGATCAACAGCTTCACCAAACGTCATGTTTGGCAACAACCAACTAAATAACCCTGCAGCAGCTGGAGCAGCATCGATCAACCAGCCTTCGTTTAGTCACCCGATGGTTAGGTCTTCCACAGGTTCAGGCTCAGGGTCCGGCTTAGGCTTAAACTAA